The nucleotide window AACGCACGTACGCGTGTAAAGGCTGCCTGTGACGCTGAAAATATCGCGTTCCTAGACGGTGCAACTTCAGACAACATAGCTGAGAAGATCGACAGCGGTGTTCGCATCCCTTCATGCGGTGAGGAAGTTGCAAATATCGGTCGCAAACACACCAATCGCACAATGCCTTGGTAGGAATGCGGTGTGAAACTGACTAATCCTTGAGAAGCTGCTTAACCGCTGTCGCAGCAACCTGCGTGTCCTGTAGCGGTTTGACGGGACTTTCATCCGTCACGGCAGCCTCAAGACTCGTCTCCAAATCCTCAATATCAACCCGCATCACCGAGGCCTGACGCATAATCTCTGAATAGACTTCGTGCCGTTTGGAGCGACGGTGGGTTTTGTGATCAACCTCGAAAATAATCACCCGTTTACCGCTGCTTGCGGCTTCGCATACCATTGAGAAGCTATCTTCGGTAACGATAATCACGTCCGACAGGGCGAAAATTGTTCCAACCGGATCCGCGAGCGAATTTTCGCTATGTGCCAAAACAAGGATTGGACAGTGTTGGGCGTTTGAAAGTCGCTTGCTAATCAGATTTTCAACGGAGAGCGGGGTTCGACGCGAGGTTGTCAACAGGAGTTGACTATCCCATTTCGTTGCAAACCCCTGTAAGACTTCGATAAGGCGAATGGCAGTTGTCTCAGTAATTGTATCGTACCGGTCTTCGCCACCAATCAGAACCCCAATGCGCCTCTGATCCGAAAGATCTAAATCCGTCTGGAGTTCCTTGCGTTGCGCTTCCAGTTTTTCTGGCCGCACTCGATTTGGAACGCCAAGTGTTTTGCAAACGTTGCCTCTGTTGCGGCGGGAGGACCAATACATTCGGGGAAGGATAGCAAGATCGAAGTGGTGAACCCCAACCGGTGAGGGACGACGGCACGTAACCGTCTTTGCGTCGAAGAGTTGTCCGATGAGCAAGTTAGGTGCAGCAACAGATGAACCAGTTGAAAGGATAAAATCAGGCGCAAGAGCATAGATTTCAGCCAATGTATCTCGCTGGAGTGCCATTTGCAAGCAGGCTTTGGTAAACCAGCGTGGTAATCTAAACCCACCAAATAGACGCATTAGCACCCGTAGCAGATTATCTCGCTGCTTACTGCGAAACTTTACATCAATCCAGTGATATTTGCACTCCGGCATCCGCTCGATCACACCTAAAGATTGGTTATAATGACCGGGCTTCCCGTCACTCAAGAGAATAGCTCGCATAGAAGTGATTAGATTGTATCTCGCTCAATGTGCAAAAGTCAATAGTTCATCAGTAGACCTTTCGAGATTTGAATTGATTTGCTCAATAAATAAAAATATTAATTACGACAGAGCTAAAAAGACTAAGAGTCAATCTCTGTTAGAAATCCGCCAACGCTTTCTCCTCTGAAGCAAAGATATCAATACTTTGGGATAAACCAATTATATCGAAAACCTGCCGCATCTGA belongs to Candidatus Poribacteria bacterium and includes:
- a CDS encoding mitochondrial fission ELM1 family protein — its product is MSDGKPGHYNQSLGVIERMPECKYHWIDVKFRSKQRDNLLRVLMRLFGGFRLPRWFTKACLQMALQRDTLAEIYALAPDFILSTGSSVAAPNLLIGQLFDAKTVTCRRPSPVGVHHFDLAILPRMYWSSRRNRGNVCKTLGVPNRVRPEKLEAQRKELQTDLDLSDQRRIGVLIGGEDRYDTITETTAIRLIEVLQGFATKWDSQLLLTTSRRTPLSVENLISKRLSNAQHCPILVLAHSENSLADPVGTIFALSDVIIVTEDSFSMVCEAASSGKRVIIFEVDHKTHRRSKRHEVYSEIMRQASVMRVDIEDLETSLEAAVTDESPVKPLQDTQVAATAVKQLLKD